The sequence below is a genomic window from Alosa alosa isolate M-15738 ecotype Scorff River chromosome 5, AALO_Geno_1.1, whole genome shotgun sequence.
TTCTCATGACACTGTCTTTAGTAGGATGGCCTTTGTGTTCTGGATAAAGTGTCAAGCACAGAGCTTGGCCCTGAAAGGCTAGCACTCTCCTTGGACTGGTCTACAGGGAGAGGTGACAGGTTAGTGATCATGTTTTTAATACATTTTGCCTTACACATTAGAGTGGCCAAGGCTCTTTTTTTATCGTCAGGTCACATGCAGtgtgatatttgtgtgtgtattaatgcaaCATAGCATATCGTCATGTCTGAATGCATTTATCGTCTTTGTCTCCATAGTAGTGCAATCCGTGTGGTGTCCAGTGACTCTAAAGGCTGTGTTAATGTGCTGGGTCTGACCGAGACGAGCCTGACTGCTCTGTCGCAGTGGAAAGCTCATGACTTTGAAGCTTGGATAGCAGCCTTCAGCTACTGGGACACACAGATCATTTACTCTGGTGAGAATGACTGACTTATTTGTTGTTCTCATCTGATCACTCCCTTCATGTGCTGTCTCCATAGTTGTCTTTCACTTGTGAGATGTGGCACATTAGGCAATGGTGTGATATACTGACGGTGGTTAGCAGAGGAACACCCCTCCCTACCCTCTCTGCACAGTGCATGGGAATGGAAGCCCTTGAACGACTTGGGTAATGTTTATGGTATTTCATCACcaacctctgtctgtctctgtctgtctgtctgtctgtctgtctgttttcatCTGTCTGGAATGTGCCAGGTGGGGATGATTGCAAACTGAAAGGCTGGGATCTTAGGATAGGTCCCTCCTGTCCCACCTTCAGCAGCAAGAGGTGAGACGTGCATTTTGGCCTCTGCTCTCATAGGTCAAAATGCATTTTCTGTCAGACACCTGACTAGGATGTTGTAGCTCCTCAGGGATATCAATGGACTGTGCTTGCTCACAAAGACTTTGTCAGTTTGAATTAATAGTCTCATTGACAAGTTTGAATgatttgcttttgtttgttgtgcGGCTGCACCACACCTTAACTCTGGTTCCTGGAGTTGACCAGCAGATGGAGACATTGAACATGTTGTATTCCATTTTGGTTCTGCTTGTTGTTGCTTATTGAAAAATTGACTATCGGGTTTCCACCCCAATACACAGGCTGTGAAATATTTGTCATAATAATGAGTTGATAAGTGTAGATAATATACCTTTAAAATATGTACTGTTTAATATTAGTTTATTTAGATTAGTATTTCCAAGTGCAATCTGATTGACAGTCAGGCAGCCGTTCTGATTCTACTTTATTTCACCCCATGCCACATATCAGTGTTGATCTGCATGTgatatattgccatcatgcaaTATTTGTACATTTGCTATTTTGCAGTACTTCCAAATAATTTCTATGTTCATGACATTCCAGCAGTTTTGTGCTGCCCTCACTCACCGTTTCAATTTTTTCCTCAGTCACTCCATGGGCGTGTGTAGCATTCACAGCAGCCCTCACCGGGAACACATCCTAGCGACGGGCAGGTAATCACCTTTCAGTAAGAATTCGCTCTGCCAGCTAGAGCTCATTCTCTGTGCTCTGTGCATCTCTTGAGTGTCGTTCATTGCCCTGTCCTGTGTCCAGTTACGACGAGCACGTGCTGCTGTGGGATGGGCGAAACATGCGGCGGCCTCTCAGTGAAAGTGCcatggggggaggggtgtggCGTCTGAAGTGGCATCCTACCCACGAGCACCTGTTGCTGGCAGCCTGCATGCACAATGACTTCCACATACTCCACTGCCAGGAGGCTATGGGTAACTATCTAGTAACTAATCTGTCCAGCCAGTCATGGTTAATGATCCACATTATGTTATTAGTCTCGGTGAATGCAGGCATTTTAGGTAGGGtatgtaaatatataatataaggCAAGCTTCATTTTAAGGACAACGATTCATTAGACATTTGACTTCAATGAGCTGTAGGCATTTAGAGGAATTAGGGCTTCTAAATTGGTttaaagtttgtttttgttttcccctCTTGTAGAGGGCAGTGAAGGACCTTGTCCCATCTTGGCCTCCTATATCCTACACAACTCCCTTGCCTATGGGGCAGACTGGTCCCGCGTGTCTCTGGACAGCCCTCCTCCGGCCTCCCCTCAGGGGTCGAGAGAACCCAGCCGGCCCCAGCCAGAGGTGGGGGGCCACCTCAGGATCCAGTATGAGTCCCCCACGGCCAGCTTCGACACCTCCCTAGAGGACGAGATGGGCCGCTACATCCCCGAGCCCTCTCCCCAGCCAGACCCTCGCTCGATTGCGGCCCCCACACCAGCGCTGGACTCTCCCTCGGTCTCCTGCCTGCTGGCCAGCTGCTCTTTCTACGACCACATGCTGCACGTGTGGCGCTGGGACTGGAGCCCAAAGGAGGCCGAGGCAGGTCAGGACCAGGCTATCGGTGACAGCGCAGCCGCAGCACTGTGAGACGCAACCACAAACAGTCACAGTTGACTTCCTATTCATCAGAACTGATGCAAAGAGGCGTCGATGTGTCAAACGTTTTACATCAGGGTAGACGAGGAGCAAAGCTGACAAATGAAGGGTACTGTCAGCATTGCTGTGAGCCACAAAAAAATGAAGGTGGTCAACATTGCATATGTACAAATGAAAATTCTAGTCTCCCTGGTCATCTCAGACACTGTAGCCTATAGACGGGCTTCCCGTTTACCAATAAAACTAGATGCATGCGCAGCCTCGGGGCAGAAGACGCTCAGTGGCCGGacacgttataaacttaacctaatagtcggctgctgtaaggcTTTTTTGTATACCCATGCTGTCTCAATGATGACACCTCATGTCAGAGTTTATTTCAGAATTTGGCAGTTTGTCATgttattaatataacataatTCTTTGGCGTTTTTGGCAAAGATATGCATTTCAGGGCTCTCTAACCATCACTGTTTTGATTGGTgcgttttcagcacaaaaactcctTGTAATCTTTTCGTGGATATCACTGCCCTATGCTTtcctatggtgctttctgcctcggAGTTgtgcaaacattttttttaaggtgacgttgcatagaaatccatgtattagGTGCATTATGGAAAAATTGAACATGAAGTTCTCAAAACTAATCTTGATTGGCTTCCCCCAAGGCAGTGCTGGAATGCACACAAAGGGGGAAAGTAGGGAGGACACTGAGGGAAAGGGTTGTGTATTTGTTGAGCTTGAGTTTTTTTCTAAACGATAACCTTCCCCCAGTAATCACCAATACCTTTAAAAGCATGTTTATTCCCAAATTAATGAATGTACACTTTCAAGAATTTGTCAGTGCTCTTATAGattctagattttttttttcatcccaTATGCAAACTTTTCATAATGATGCCCAACGCAATGTGGAGAAGGACAAGTGCATGTTTCAAATTGATGAGGCGGCACTAAAAACAACATACACAGATTACTTGAAAATGCACCAGCAATGTCTACCTATTTATTCTATCAACCAGTTTGTTTTTGCAAACataaacaaccttttttttttttttaaacataaaaaaaagtcTGTATTTTCAAGACTGTCCAGGCAATAAATGTTTTTAGCATTGTACTCCATTTACAAATCTTTGATTACTTCAGCATTTTGTATCAACATCCAGGGAAACtgttatatgaatattttatttaattggtACACTGAACCCAAGAGACACATTTATGgtattttcacaaaatgttaCACATAAATCAGCACAAGCGTTTATCAGTTGAATGcatgttacattataatatccACAGCAATCTCACCATACCACAGATGTCCAACACCCATATGAATTGCTAAGCACTGTTGATTTTATGTGTGGAAGTTGCTTCTGGTCTAGTTCATACTTGTCACTGTTAACGCACAAAGTTTTTGGGATACAGTTTGAACAGTTTTCCTTCCTGTTTGGGGTCAAGACCGTATTTCTCCAGGTTGTCCATATCAAATGTACCCTCTTCAATATCCTTTTTAATTTGTGGGGCAACAGTCTGACTGAAGAGTGTCTTGGGTGTGAGAACAGGCTCTGTTCCTTCCGGGGCACGATAGGACACATAAGGCCTGAGTTTAAACCCCTCCAGGGAAGGCACTACAAACTCTGGAATCATCTCCTTCACAGAAACAAACTTCCCGCTGCAGGTCAAACGGCCTGCTGGTCTAGCCCCTCTCCCTTTGTAGTTGGACCTTGGGCCACGCTTGCTGGTGAAAGCAGACATTCGATCTGCTCCTCTTATCAGCCCACGTGTCAGTGTTGACAGCAACCCCATCTTTGCAGAGTTTCTGTCAAAGTCACAGTGACACAACCTGTTGCAGTGGCAGGGAGACAGAAGAGAAAAGGACACATTGGTAAAGTTGCAGAAGGCATGATTAGTACTAAATCTGAGAATCAGCAAACTGGTGTTTTTACTTCTTTCATAGTTGTCTTGAGTAATATTATGCTATTTGACCAAGTATAACCTGGCACAGAAAGAGATGGCTTTCTTGACGCTATCCCATTTCCTTCGTGCCTTGCTTAAATTACTTATTGAATACCCATCAATTTGAAGGACTTGCAGCCTGACAGTAAATATGCATTCACttgtttgcctttttttttttttcatttcacgTAAATGTAAGCAAATGCGATAACACCCGAATATTGTGGAACACTTCTGCGTTCTTTGGCATCATTAAGCCTGAAACTAACACAgcacaaaaaaaaagtcaacCAGCACAATACCCTGACAGTCGCTTGTTGGACAGACTAACTAACAGCAACACACAAAAGTGACCatgtgagttttgtgtgtgtaaaccaatttgtttaacacacacattacagtctTTCAATGGAAAACTACGTTAATGTTGTTAATGGAATTAACATTAGCTAGCAAGCACTATGGCCATCACATCGCTAGCTAACAGGCTAACCTTCTTGATTACGCAATAATTAGTGGCCAAATAATTGCAGGAATCACAACAGTTATCAGAACTTCCTAGTTTAATTCATCTTTGTTTTGCTTCATGCGCTGGTATGGTAAATGTGACATGTCAAATGATACAACTAACAATAACGTTAGCTAGCAgggtagcctaatggtaacgtTTGATCATTTCTCCTAAGTTAACATTACATTAGACCCAGCCACACATAAAGTTTAACAAGCTAAATACTGTGCGATATATGTCCGGTGAAACATAAGAAATATTGACAGAATAACCTTTGTTCAAAATCCAACACAAGATCAAAAACAATGTTGCTCACCTTGACCAGCATGCTAGAAGACGAATAATTCGGCATCTGAGTAAAGCTGCCTGGGATTGGGCAAAACCAATTGGCACTAGCCAATAGTAAGTGTAAATGCTCAGTAAAGTGAATGTGTGTCCCACATACGTTCGCACACATCCAAAAAGACAGCCTGAATGGGTGAAGTGCCAAGACTGAGATACGGAGGCGATTTAAAAGATTATTAGAGTaagtagaccctttcaatcagACGATCGCAGATAATCAGAGTGTGTTTTCTGCATTCTGATCTGGTGATTTCAGTGACACTTGTGTTAAAGGATTCGTTGGCATAGGCTTCTCTGGAAGTGTTGCAAAACAACCAGCCGAACTATTATGCACTTCTTCGAGTACCCCTTATAAGCTGAACTTCGCGTGAGCTCAACTTTTCACACCCGGTTGTCTCTGCTcaactttttgtgtgtgtgtgtgtgtgtgtgtgttgctcaattttgttttgtgtgtgtgtgtgtgtgtgtgtgtggtatggtatAGTATGTTGCTATGTAGCCTAATAGCCAACCTCCAAATAACTGACTCTGAAGAACTAAGTCTATAGCCTTGGGGCTGTCCGTGGTTAATTTGGTGAGCTGACAGTGGCAGTGTTATGGACTGTGGTTTCTGTAACAGATTGCTGTGAGTGCCTTGTTACACAAGGCATGGACAGGAGAGCTACTGTCAGTCACTCTGCCACTCCGTGATCATATCATATCAACTTTCTGATATGCATATGCCCATGCAATAATAACGGAGTAATAATTATGGGTGTTTACCTTACCCAGTTCAATGTGTGCAGGATTTTAAACAGACTCACCCAGTTCCAGTTCTTTCTTTTTATCAGTTTTGTTTGCTCACGAGCTTTTTGTCATGAGGACCGTGAGTGCAAGTGTAACATTAATCtacacacttttcttttaatCATACAAAATGaccaggctataggctaattgcAGTTGCCTGAATGAgatgtgtcaaaaaaaaaaaaaatataaaataaaccaTGATCGTCTCATCAGAGAATTTGTGAATTTGGAAGACTTTGTTTTGGAATCTCCTATTGTTCTGTGACCATAGGAACCTCATAAATTCAGCaaagctccgctttaaccctttCTGATTTCAGCATTTAAGCAGATGTTTTAATCTAGTTAAGGAGTCATCATGAGGTCCTGTGGAGTCATGGATATCTTACAGTCATGGAACCTGGTAGAATCTGGTGTGTCAATCATGACCTAATTTCATTGATCACCATGCAACAGGAAAACGCCACTGCAAACGTACTAATGATAACGTTTGCTCATAGTATCATTAGCTGCTATTAACGTTAACTTACGTTAACTTAATATTACAACAGCTTATGCTCCAAACTGGTATTGTCATTTATATTTTAGTTATCCCTTATGTTTATACATGTTGTTTCTGAATAGCCTAGTATCTTCCTGAATTGAGCTGTCACTTGCTAACTTTAATCATTAATTTGATTGGTTAATGTTAGCATTTATGATATTTAGCACACGTGTTACTGTTGACATTATGCCATTGCTAACATGCCTTCACAAAGAGGTATATCCTACTATTTGGCCTTCATGACAATGTGCGTGTAACTGTAACTCAGTTGAAATATACTGTCACCAATTGCTGAGTCAGATGGTGTGTTCAAAAACGTCTAGCCATATTTTTCAGACAGATTACATACGTAGCCTACGGTACAAATTGGCTGTATTATGCACATTGACAGTGAGTCCAGCATTCCagtcaggcttggaatttcaccatttggccttcagttgggcatatttggtggggggcacaaaggccacatgccagggca
It includes:
- the dph7 gene encoding diphthine methyltransferase — protein: MAWKSRTRSLQVFDTELSADTVEWCPVPQWHHILACGTYQLQKSQDGAVEESDTPNRIGRLYVFRYQQQGALCPPLTELQRIDTPAILDVKWCHVPVSGQPLLGMATATGELQLHSLQDTQDGLCVLDKVSSTELGPERLALSLDWSTGRGDSSAIRVVSSDSKGCVNVLGLTETSLTALSQWKAHDFEAWIAAFSYWDTQIIYSGGDDCKLKGWDLRIGPSCPTFSSKSHSMGVCSIHSSPHREHILATGSYDEHVLLWDGRNMRRPLSESAMGGGVWRLKWHPTHEHLLLAACMHNDFHILHCQEAMEGSEGPCPILASYILHNSLAYGADWSRVSLDSPPPASPQGSREPSRPQPEVGGHLRIQYESPTASFDTSLEDEMGRYIPEPSPQPDPRSIAAPTPALDSPSVSCLLASCSFYDHMLHVWRWDWSPKEAEAGQDQAIGDSAAAAL
- the mrpl41 gene encoding 39S ribosomal protein L41, mitochondrial; the protein is MGLLSTLTRGLIRGADRMSAFTSKRGPRSNYKGRGARPAGRLTCSGKFVSVKEMIPEFVVPSLEGFKLRPYVSYRAPEGTEPVLTPKTLFSQTVAPQIKKDIEEGTFDMDNLEKYGLDPKQEGKLFKLYPKNFVR